The region TCACTAAGTTTCGAGTTTtgctttaaagttttttgcGCACTTCCGGTTCAATTAGCGCATGTtgccgatgacgtcataatCTCGAGCAGACGATAAGCTTTATGACGCTAAGATGGAAATTTTTGAGCTAGGTAAAGTGGTCAAATTTCCGTTTTTCTAGATGATTACGTCATATGAAGCCCAAAAACTCCGGGGAAACTCAAAACTACTACAGcatgaaacaagtttattaatcatgatttttgtttaaaataaatttgggaactagttttaaaaactattataaagTTTTCAAGTAAACGTCGCCATGGGTacacataaaaacattcgCCATTTCTGGCGTACTCCGCCGTTTTTGGCGTAGttagttttataatcataAACTATTAAGCCATTATTGGCAGTCCACTTGTTATATATGAGGATTCCCCCACCCACTTAGACGTTTTCCCTAGTGTCTACACGGTACTTTTTTTTCggaataaaataatgaatttgctgtggtgaacggatgtgtaaatattatatgttaaaaatgaaaataaaattattattataattatcattctcataagacaaatcaatcatggatgtataaactagtgTATCAAAAATCTAGTTTTAAGTTTTGCCCATGTCTTATCTTGCGCCTAATAAAGCATAGAATGGTGGGATATATTGAACTGCATATGATGTTGGTTAATTGAAGGTAATTAACATCTTCGATGCCTCCCAGCTAATTGGACTTGTGATGGATAGTGATTGGATGAATTGGTGGCCGATGACGTTACAACACTCAAACTCAATACAGCTGTATCTAGActcatatcaaaatacaacaaacattttcgaaacaatttgggatacatgtatgtatatatttattacatagCATACAGGTATACAGAAAGAacagaattcaaatacatttgccATCGGAAACCCGtacatttacatctaattCTTTCTTGAAGCCTGGAATGGATCAATGAGattaatttaaattttaattttaattatttttttaaaaaatgtatgcCAGCAGAAAAGCGATGGTGTCATAATAGGGACTCCCATCGAACTAAGCACTATAAATAGCACCTGTAAAACTATAAGCGTTTTTATCTAAGCAAATCGCTTTGGATTTGCAAATCCACCTGTCTCGCTGATTTGATAAATCGATTTGCAGTTAGATAAACGCGCGGATTAGTAACCAGTGCTGGGAGACTTGCTGATTCTTTTCCGCCATCTTTACTCTCCATGTGAATCTACTAAAATCAGTTTGACAAATCAAGCAAATCGCTCCACTAGCGATTTACTTGATTGGTCAAATCGATTTGagtaatcatttaaataaatacattgatTAGCTGAATCGATTTGATAAATCAAGTAGATAAATGCGCAGAATTTACTTTGGTAAATTGATTTGACAAATCAACATCTAGATAAAAACGCCTTATCTAAGCTAAAAACGCCGTTTCTGGCGATGTTGTTTTAAAAACTGTAACAGGAAAACGGCGGAAATGGCGTTTTTTAAGAACAAgccaaaaatggcagaaaacGCCGATTTCGGCTAAATTGGCAGAAGCAGTTTAAAACTGAGTGATCCATAAATGGCTGATTCTGCCATTATTggcggaaaacgccgaaattggcagaataagccgtttttggaaagtgttcctgactgCTGACATGGAGTTCAAATTGTAAGCTTTATTCAGACTTTAGGGATTTACACATCATCATAAACACAACAATTcactgaatatatttcacataCGGTTGATTAAGAAAGCATGTCCCCTTCGGCCAAGTTCCTTCAGAATGACTCTCACAGCTGAGCCCTTTTTCTTACCTACAAAATGAATAAGTATTAATTCAGTTGTCTGTTTGAATTTCGAGTAAATATCAGCGGATTATTTCGATACTAACAGGAATTAATGTCTTTTCTTAAGTCTTTGAATTTCCTTTTGTTTGCTGATTACATTTATGGTTCATAGATTATCAGCTGATTTTCCAGTGCGATTTTGATATTACTCCCAGTTTCGCTTATTCGATGATAGGGCATATTAAGCCGGAAGTAACTCGATACTGACATGTTTGACATGcatcgaaaatgtaaaatggaggATGGGATCAACCGGTCTCTTACTGAAGGAAGataccggcaaccagtctatcaaGTTTTCTGCAATGGCAACCCGTCTATTATGTTAGTTCTTAGAAATCCCGCTAGGTGAcagtatggtgctgccacctttaTTCTTTAGCTGACGCTTTTATTGGTCCGATCCAGGGGTCCGATGTAATGGTGGCGTTAGCGTAcggtttagtttagtttttgcAGAAACCATCCTGTCAAATGTTTAAATTTAATCTCAACGCTTTGAAGCATTACTGTCACCCTCATTATGTGACGAATATTATACTATCTCTATGTTATTTCGTACTGAAAAAAACTCCTCATGTCTGTTCAGCTCTGTTTGACGACTGCGAAATGGAAATGGTAAAGCCGCTgtcaataaaattcaaattaattttatCAATACATTGAATCTATGTAAATCAAAACcctaaacatttttttagaGAGAATGGGAACTGTTGACTTTCTTTGGGTGTGTGCTTGTGGCTAAACATCGGAAACAGAGTGAGTACAGTCTCATCTCATCATAGTCTCTTTGCTGCATCAATCTCTGGACTCCTTCCTAGTAATATTAAGAGagatattgtatatttttgtgtTATAGATTCGACCAGCGATTATATTGGAACTGTTTTCATGTTTACTAAGATCATCAGTGTTGTCATGTTCTTCAGACAGAGTCCTGTATATGCTCTTGTTTATGCATTGCTTGCTATTTGTAAGTGCCCTTTCATCCTCATCCGTTATTCCTCCTGGACATGTTAAACAATACCACGTTGATTGATTTAACTGACACCTTTTAATTACAGTGCACTTAGTTTGTCTACCAGAACCTACATATTCGGGGCCAGAGAGTATAGTTTATTTCAGAGGTCAAAGTTTAGAGGCGAGTATCTGATAAGTTGTAGTTGGTAATCTCATTCATTCcaagaaaaaactaattatatcCTGTTAGACCCCAGTGAAGTTCCTTATTCCTTATATCgttacttattgagaattcatctcccaataaggaacaagtaactgttacttgttccttattcagattttctcCTTTACCGGTAAAAAAACTTCCCTTGGGTAGTAAGTATATCATGTATTTACTGCACTTATTTCCAGGATGAAGTTGTTCGAGGTGATAAGCGAGTCACGTGGTTAGTGGAATTCTATGCACCGTGGTCACCACCTTGTGTAAAATTTGCTCCGACATTTTCAGAGTTATCTCACAAGTAAGATTTACATATTGCTGAACAACTTCAAGAAGACCATGCCGAATTCAGTATAGTTTTGACTTATATTGATCGAGATCATTTGCGTATCATCTCGTAACATTAACTTCTTGCAGATATCATCTAGATAATCTTCGATTTGGAAAGGTAGATGTAAGCAGGTATCCACAAGTAGCCGAAAAGTGAGtctttcaaattcattgattcataAATTCTACCAAATGAAGGTATATTACTGATAGTTGTTCGTGGGTATCCCATATTTCAGGTTTAATATTGATCATTCTTCGTGGTCAAAGCAGCTTCCTACAATGATAGTATTTCAAAATGGTAAAGAGAAAATTCGTCGACCTGTGTGTGAAGGAAAAAAGGCTTTTAAGTTTGCTTTGAATGAGGTAAATGAATATTCAAGTGTTCAGCTTCATCAAAATAACTCGATTATCAGGTTCTCCattaaaaaattgattatttctgTACCTTCTAGGAAAATGTCATTCGGGAAATGCAATTAAATGACATCTATCTGCAATGCAAAAAGAACCCACTTCCAAAGAAAAGAGGCAAGAACCAACTAGAAGAGAATGGGAAAGCAAAGGCTGAATGAGAACTCAATCTTGATTACTAGTTGAAACAGACATATCATGCAGGGTTTCAgttaaaatattcatgaataGTCACAAGTGTATGTTAGCACTTGGAATTGAATAAATGCCATGTACATctcattgaaaatatgtatgttACCAGGACAGTTTAGTGTTGTTTTTACCCAGCGATTTTAATAAACTAATTAAGaagtatttgatgaatttgtgTTTTGTTTACTCTGGGGCAACTTCAGTTATCCAAGTTTGTTGACTTGTGACTAATAATTGAATGCACTATAGTATGGGCGTAACGCATTTCACAAGTGTTGGCCTTCTTGAAAATAAGTCTGAACTACATACTCTAGTTGACTAACTCTGATAACCGAAGTTAGCCCAGGCTTTACCTTTGTTTCTCGAAGTGACCTGGGTGATATAGAGGAGCAAACTCTGATATATTGATTGGCAGATTCATCACATTAAGAAACCAAATTCACCAACAAAGCCCAGAAATATGAGATGACCACTGAAATCCGTGGATCAAGAttgtttatttaaaaagaaatgcattttAAAACGTCTAATGCAATATTTATGCATGTCAGGAAGAAGCTAATGGCCACTGTTTTCTTACATCTGAATGATGAGCTTCTGGGATCCAAGTTAGGAATTCGGACAGCAAATCTGGAGGATAGAATAACAGTACTGTATATgacaatgaatttctatatcaTTCTACAGCAAAGGTCATAACTGAGAAGCTACATCCTTACAATTTGGTTTGTTCCTCCATATATtcaataacatatttttgctTGAGCAGTCCTCTTCAATTAAAGCCCTCAGTAATGTTTCGGTACGAGGTTGAAGCCTGAAAGCAGATGCAACTAATTTCTATACTTTGTCTGGGCTGTGATTCGAATGATATATGATACAGATAAACTTACTTGGCCCAGCTTTTGATCATCGTCACTGGCAGTGATAATAACAGTGACTTGTATCGTCCAAACTCTTGTATCACCTCACCATCAAGCAAAGCTTTACCAAACCATTTGTATTTCTCGATGCATTTTGGATAATCTAACTCTACTGTCGGTAAACTCCAGTTACATCGGCCTGACAAAAAGGATTCATCCAACATTTTTAATGCACTAAGCAAAAATATTGTCTTTACTGTAATGATAAGCAGTTAAGTTTATACACTTACCATAAGAAGCTTTCATGTGACAGACAACCGAGTCAGTTGAAGTATTATATCTTGGTGGTGGATCTTCAAGAGGCTTAGAGAACTGGCAATGACTAGGGGCTAATTCTGGTAGCCATTCTGCCTCAACTACAGTTATCCCTTTATAATTGAGAAGAAATGATCAAACTATCAGCTGAAATTATCAATTAGAAAAGGTGAATCCCTTATAGTCAAAAATAATGTGCTTACCTTTCATGTAAAGTTTACTGGTTTCAACTATCTCTTGGTACACAATAAATTGAGGTTGCTTTTTGTAAAGTACTGATGAGGGATGAATGAATACTGGTTCTTCCAAATCCATACACTAGAAACatatgaaatacagtagaactaCCGGTAATTCAAACTCAAGTCTACAAACCACAACACCAAGATTCCTTACCTGATaggcaaatttcatttttttcttttcctcACTGGTTCCACTTAATGGTTCTGGTAATTTtctgaaaacaaaatgaaagtACTGGAGATtcaagataatttgaaatatccaaTTTCTGAATCCAATTCCTCTGTACAATTCTCTTCAATATTTCACTTACATGGCCACATGATCAACTAAACCAgccaaaattatttgacgtaGCAGCTTTGATTGAAGGTCTGTTGGTGGAGGCATTTTGGGATCAACAACCAAATTAGCATCAGGTATCACAGCATTAACTGCAAGATCAAATAAGATAGGTAAATGAAACTGTTTCTCTTTCCGTATTGTGTAGAGCATTGATTAACATTCATTCTTACCAACATTTGTCAACTGAGCTCTCAATTTTCGAACTTCTTTCATAGCTTTGATCCTTATTCCATGAACTCTGCAAAATTTCTCCGTCATACCACCATACTCGCAAGCCCCTACAGCTTTCAGAATTACCATTGGATCACCTAGCATTTGAGAATGACCCTAACAAAAAGAAGGACGTTTGAAttggaatatatgaaaaaacTCTCAACTCTTTTTATTGGCATATAGGATATTTGCTTACCGATCCTGACCAGACTTTCCTAATTTGTGTAATATGCTGCCTCTTCATCTTGAGATCGTCATTCTATTTGGCAATAATATAAAACCATAAAGATTGAAGAATCTTTAACGCAACATGTGATACAATActattggttttgatatcTGTACCTCAACGTCAGAAGTCGAAGGTTTATTCACTTCAATAAGTACTTCCTGGACAGACAAAGCAGCTACAATAGCTACGACATATGGTAATAAATTCTGTTGATGTCCAAGAGCTAACATCTTTCCAAATCGGGGGGATACTGGGAAATGAGACATACTCCTCCCTAAAGCTGTCAGTTTTGTACCAGGGTCTGAAAtgcaatattgataaatacgGGTGAACGATAGCCATTTGAAGTCCTAGATACATgataagatgaaatgaataaagcaGTACCTGActtaagttttttttcttttaacaaaGACAGCTGTGTGGTTGATGGCATTTTTAGTCGCTCAAGGGCACCCAATGACACCAAGAGATTTTCTGCAGCCTAATGATGAAAGAAGAGTCACCAACGTGTATTATTTGCCACATCAAATCTACTGGTATGCTAATTCATTGCTTACCATCAAAGCTTCTTCACTCGGTGGAGTCGGGTATGGGAAATTtataactttttcaatattcatagcctaaaattacaaaacatgCTTTGCGTTTTCTCTAGGCTACACTTGTTAAAACGATACTcaataataatgtttttaGCTGCTTACTTTCATTTGTAATATTAGATCATCAACTGGACGTCTTGTTATTTCAGCTTCAGaaaacaattgaaattcatcattAAACACTGCTGACgaatataatctataaatACAAGAACATCCTAATATAACGAAAGGCAAAAAGAGCGAAGTTGAATGATCGGATCATTCAAAAACATCTTATCATAGTAGTATGAAGACTTCACATCACTCACATTTCTTCGAACTGaaatgatttagatttagaactcaCCGGTAACAGTGACCAGGTCCAGTTCGACCAGCTCTTCCAGCTCGCTGGTTCGCCGATGCTTTGGACGTCCACGTTATTTTGAATGTTGAAACTCCAGTCACTTTATCATAGAACTTAGTTTTTACCTACAACAAtggatattcaaaatcactcccGTATCTACTTTTTGGATAAGGAAAATCTGAATTCGTACAGTGTATTCGATAAAGTATCATCTCTTTACCTTGCCAGTATCAATCACGTATTTTATGTTCGGAATAGTCAGTGAAGTTTCAGCAACGTTCGTAGCCACAACACACAATCTACTGCCCTCAGGTGGTGGTTTGAACACTTTAGCTTGTTTGTCACTCGATAGTAAAGAATACAGAGGCAGCACAtataaaggatttttcatatctattGCTTTCAATGATGAGTCTTCCTAAAAGAATGAGTGgcatcaaatattcaatcaaaatacaAAGTTAAAATTTGGAATACATTCTTCAAAAGATAAACAAATTTTGCAATCGCATTTCGTAATTGATAACCAATTAGATTACCTCATCATCATGAATATTCTCATCCTCATTTTCAGCTTCATCTTCCTCTTCATCATGATGTGTATCGAGATCAAGATCAGCTTCTTCATCTTCTGGCATGATTGAATAGCTTAAAATCAACAGAGGGAGCTAAATCAATGAAATGCAATGGATCACATAAAATCGATTATATTTCGGATATTACAACTACCAGTTACCCCGGTATATTGAATATCTTGAATTTACAATGATTAAACTACTCATATATATATCCATTACTCATAATTTGGCTTTCCCAGCTACGGTATTGGTTTCGGATGAGAATTCAGTCCACAATAAACAACTACTGACCAAGACATACCTATCTAGATCGATTTTTGGTAGGACTGGTTTGGTAGAAGATTCATCAGCAGTTTTTGGTTGCTCACTTTCACCAGTCGAATCTAAAAGCAAGTCAACTATAGCATATAATGATACAAGAATAATTGTGAATCAGCTTTATTTTGAAGAGTGATGTGTACCTGTCTTTTTCACCAATGACGGAAAAGTTTTACGCAGTTTCTGACATAAAGTGAGAACTTCTTGCTGTCCGgttacaaaaaccaatatgCCTCCTTCAGGCAACATACGATGGACTTTACAAATCTACATATACATAAACCAAAACTGTTATGTGTGAACTGGGATCAATATGGTAAAATGCTAAAACTTTCATCTGTACCTTTTTGTAAGTTTCTCCAAGATAATCATCAACTGGTGTtcttttgttgaaatgaattgtgACAGGAAATTGCCGAGCATCAATCTGAAattgtaaaattgaaaaagttatgaaattttctcatCTGTATTCGTAATTGCTTGTTAGTTTAGAATAAGTTACAAACCTTTATAACTGGGGGTGGTTTGGGGAATAATCTTCTGTTTTCAGTAAAGTCTTCAACTCTTAACGTAGCTGACATGATGACAAGTTTTAACGGATGACCATTCTGTAAAGTGAATTAGATATGCCCGCGGTGAATACTGTGCTGAATAAGTTCAACACCAGGCATTTTGTAAGAATGTCTGCTACCGTAAGTTTAACTGCAAGTGACAGATTTCTTTTATACCTTGTGTCGCAGGGGAACAATTCTTGATAGAAGACCGATGAGTATGTCTGTATAAACACTGCGTTCATGAGCTTCATCTATGATAATGACTTTATATTTACTCAACAAGAAATCCTTAAATAGAAcacaaatacatgtacatggtTGTTCAATCTATtcatgaacattttctttcattta is a window of Tubulanus polymorphus chromosome 2, tnTubPoly1.2, whole genome shotgun sequence DNA encoding:
- the LOC141899839 gene encoding thioredoxin-related transmembrane protein 2 homolog isoform X2 codes for the protein MFKFNLNALKHYCHPHYVTNIILSLCYFVLKKTPHVCSALFDDCEMEMREWELLTFFGCVLVAKHRKQSEYNSTSDYIGTVFMFTKIISVVMFFRQSPVYALVYALLAILHLVCLPEPTYSGPESIVYFRGQSLEDEVVRGDKRVTWLVEFYAPWSPPCVKFAPTFSELSHKYHLDNLRFGKVDVSRYPQVAEKFNIDHSSWSKQLPTMIVFQNGKEKIRRPVCEGKKAFKFALNEENVIREMQLNDIYLQCKKNPLPKKRGKNQLEENGKAKAE
- the LOC141898587 gene encoding putative ATP-dependent RNA helicase DHX37; this encodes MGKRKGHNWKARENKETIIDSSEETKIFIEIEGVNQDGNDESNPLVLPAKKRKTKEKIKEAAAPPKKLSKKERKRLEKVISVKEKKEKRAAILQSLAECQATKDELKLMTSTSEIHSGKPMKEVQIEKLASGELKVNAIGGSNKKRKTRDSPPAEDVSTSTDESSEEEDDNTDEDESMNSENQNDHDEKPVIPSECIDDKSKDAHIQSKSNEKLKGTETPNHEKEYESKTVSTAPAVFVPVSRNPEIQAMRLRLPILAEEQSIMETINESQVVVLCGETGSGKTTQVPQFLYEAGFTSDGAMIGVTEPRRVAAISMSNRVGEEMNLTSKEVSYQIRYEGNVTKDTKIRFMTDGVLLKEVQKDFLLSKYKVIIIDEAHERSVYTDILIGLLSRIVPLRHKNGHPLKLVIMSATLRVEDFTENRRLFPKPPPVIKIDARQFPVTIHFNKRTPVDDYLGETYKKICKVHRMLPEGGILVFVTGQQEVLTLCQKLRKTFPSLVKKTDSTGESEQPKTADESSTKPVLPKIDLDSYSIMPEDEEADLDLDTHHDEEEDEAENEDENIHDDEEDSSLKAIDMKNPLYVLPLYSLLSSDKQAKVFKPPPEGSRLCVVATNVAETSLTIPNIKYVIDTGKVKTKFYDKVTGVSTFKITWTSKASANQRAGRAGRTGPGHCYRLYSSAVFNDEFQLFSEAEITRRPVDDLILQMKAMNIEKVINFPYPTPPSEEALMAAENLLVSLGALERLKMPSTTQLSLLKEKKLKSDPGTKLTALGRSMSHFPVSPRFGKMLALGHQQNLLPYVVAIVAALSVQEVLIEVNKPSTSDVENDDLKMKRQHITQIRKVWSGSGHSQMLGDPMVILKAVGACEYGGMTEKFCRVHGIRIKAMKEVRKLRAQLTNVVNAVIPDANLVVDPKMPPPTDLQSKLLRQIILAGLVDHVAIKLPEPLSGTSEEKKKMKFAYQCMDLEEPVFIHPSSVLYKKQPQFIVYQEIVETSKLYMKGITVVEAEWLPELAPSHCQFSKPLEDPPPRYNTSTDSVVCHMKASYGRCNWSLPTVELDYPKCIEKYKWFGKALLDGEVIQEFGRYKSLLLSLPVTMIKSWAKLQPRTETLLRALIEEDCSSKNMLLNIWRNKPNYLLSEFLTWIPEAHHSDVRKQWPLASS
- the LOC141899839 gene encoding thioredoxin-related transmembrane protein 2 homolog isoform X1: MFKFNLNALKHYCHPHYVTNIILSLCYFVLKKTPHVCSALFDDCEMEMREWELLTFFGCVLVAKHRKQNSTSDYIGTVFMFTKIISVVMFFRQSPVYALVYALLAILHLVCLPEPTYSGPESIVYFRGQSLEDEVVRGDKRVTWLVEFYAPWSPPCVKFAPTFSELSHKYHLDNLRFGKVDVSRYPQVAEKFNIDHSSWSKQLPTMIVFQNGKEKIRRPVCEGKKAFKFALNEENVIREMQLNDIYLQCKKNPLPKKRGKNQLEENGKAKAE